Within the Gloeobacter kilaueensis JS1 genome, the region CGATTGCCCTCGCCATCTACCTCGAAGACAGAGGACCGATCTTTTTTGCCCAACCGCGCATGGGCCTGCGCGGACGGCAGTTTACAATCTGGAAATTTCGTTCGATGGTGCCGGATGCGGAGGCAAGAAAGCTCACCGTAGCCGGGAGCAGCATCTTTTTTAGCCCAGCCGCCGATCCGCGCATCACGGGCGTTGGCCGGGTGCTGCGCAAATTGAACCTCGACGAGTTGCCCCAATTTTGGAACGTGCTTTTAGGCCAGATGAGCCTGGTGGGCACGCGACCGCCCACCCTCGACGAGGTCAAGCACTACTCAGAAACGCAGTGGCAGCGATTGCTGGTCAAGCCGGGGATCACCGGTCTATGGCAGGTGAGTGGCAGCCGCCACGCCCAGAGTTTCGATCAGGTACTGCAGCTTGACAGCGAGTACCAGCAAAGCTGGAGTGTCCGGCGGGATCTGGCGATTGTCTTCAAGACGCTCTACTGCGCTCTGTTTCGGCGGGGGAGGCTCTAGGGCGATGAAAGTTCTGCTGGTCTGCTCTTCCGGGGGGCACTTTGCTGCGATGCTGCGGCTGCAACCGTTCTGGCAGGCCCACGAGCGCAGCTGGGTCACTTTTCGTTCTGCGGCGACTGCCGGAGTGCTGGCGGGGGAGCGCGTCTACTGGGCCTTCAGCCCGACCAACCGCAATTTGATCAATCTGGTGCGCAATCTGGTGCTGGCGGTAACAGTCCTCATCACCGAAAAGCCCGATCTGGTGCTCACCACCGGGGCGGGGGTGGCCGTGCCCTTCTTGCTTCTGGGCAGGTTGCGCCGCTGCCGCGTCGCCTTCGTCGAATCGATCACCCGCACCGAGTCGCTGAGCATGTCCGCCCGGCTGGTGCTGCCCTTCAGCGAAGTCTACGTCCAGTGGCCCGAACTGCAAAAGCAGTACCCCAAAACGATCTACACCGGAGCCCCTTTTTTATGATCTTCGTCACCGTCGGCACCGAACAGTTTCCCTTCAATCGCCTGCTCCACTGGGTAGCGCGGGCGATCGAAAGAGGCGACATCCGCGAGGAGGTGATCGTCCAATCCGGTGCCTGCACCGACAGGGTGCCCGGTGCCCAGACCTTTTCGCTACTGAGCCAGCCTGAATTTGATCGCTGTGTGCAGCAGGCGCGGTTGGTGATCAGCCACTGCGGCGAGGGGTCTTTTTTGCAGCTGAGTACGGCCAACCGGCCCTTTGTGCTGGTGCCGCGCCGCTGCGGTCTGGGGGAGCACCTCGACGATCACCAGTGGGAGCTGGCGCGGGTGCTCGATCGGGTTGGGGTGCCGGTGGCCTGGATTCCCAACGACATTGGCCGCTTTGTCAACAGACCGGTGCCGGTGGCGACCGCTGCGCTATCGAGCCAGTCCCTGCTTCGTTGTCTGACGGAGCACTTCGCACAGCAGACACCTTCAAGAGGAGCGACGAACCGATGAAAGCCTACTTGTTGGCCGCCGGGACCGGTAGCCGCCTGCGACCGATGACCCAGTGGCTGCCCAAGCCCCTGGTACCCTTTCTCAACCAGCCGCTGGTGCATTACCAGCACCAGCAACTCCTGGAGCACGCCGCTCACGTCCGCTTCAACATCAGCTACCTCGCCGCTCCCCTCACCGCCTACGTCAATTCGGTGCCGCGAACGAGCTACAGCCTCGAAGCGCAACCGCTCGGTTCGGCGCGCACGGTCTGGCAGGAGCGGGACTACTTCGATGAGACGACGATCGTCGCCTGCGCCGATGTGCTCGCCGACTACCCGGTGGAGCAACTGCTCGCAAACCACCGCGCCAGCGGAGCCCTGGTGACGATCGCCACCACCACCGTCGATGATCCGCGCCGCTTTGGGGTGATCGTGAGCGCTCCCGACGGTCGCATCGAGGCGTTTCAAGAAAAACCGGAACTGCCCGCCTCCAACACGATCAGCACCGGCATCTACGTCTTCGAGCCCGAGGTGCTGCGCCACTGGAACAGCCACTGGCAGGATTTAGGCGGCGAAGCCTTTCCGCACCTTCTGGCCCAGGGGGTGCCCCTCAACGCCTGGGCGCTACCGGGCGACTGGCAGGACGTGGGCACGGGGGAAAACTATCTATTTTTGCAACTGCGGCGTCTGGGCGGCAACAGCCTCGTCCATCCCGAGGCGTGCGTCCACCCGAGCGCTACCCTCCAGCGCACCGTCGTCGGTGCCGGTGCCCTAATCGAAGCCGGAGCCACCCTCACCAACTGCATCGTCTGGCCCGAGACCCACGTCGAAGCCGGCGCAAGCATCGGCCTGTCGGTGCTCGCTCCCCAGTTCAGCCTGCGCCTCGATCGCCGCCAGCGCACCCAGACGGTGCCGGTCGATCGCCGTCAGGCGCTGCGCTACATCTCGTAGGACCACCCGGACCCGTGCTCGATCAAACTGTGAATATCCCTAACTGTGCCGTAATCCAGCAGGCACTCCTTGAAGATCGCTTCGAGCTGTGGTTTCAGCCGGTCTACCGCGCTGCTACCGGGGCGGTCGTCCACAACGAAGCCCTCCTGCGCTTGCGCGACGGCGACGGCGGGGTGCTCCTGCCCGGTCGCTTTTTGCCCCTGGCCGAGCAGGCCGGACTGATGCGCGAACTGGACCTGCGGGTGATCGAAAAGGCGATCGCTTTTTTACAGCAAGAAGACAGGCTCTGCCTCTCGGTCAACCTCTCAGGCGAGAGTCTGGCGGATCCGGGTTTTGCCGGACTTGTGATCGAGCGGCTGGGAGGAGCCGCTATTGCGCCGGAACGGTTGGGTTTTGAACTCAAAGAAAAGGACGTCCTCGCCGACCTCGATGCCGCCCGCACCTGGATCGCGGTGCTCAAAAAATTTGGCTGTCCCATTGCCCTCGACGACTTTGGCTTTAACCTCACCGCCTGCGAGTACCTGCGGGATCTGCCCGTCGATGTCGTCAAGATCGATGGCCGCTTTATCCGCAGCCTCAAAGCCGAACCGCTCTACCGGACGCTGGTGCAGGCGATGAACAGCGTCGTCCATGCCTGCGGCAAGCGGACTCTCGCCGAATCGGTAGAAGATGCCGAGACGCTGGGCCTGTTGCGACAGCTCAAGGTGGATTACCTGCAGGGCTACCACCTGAAGCGCCCCGACGCCGCTACCACCGCCACCGCCACCGCCGCTCTGCGCTATCCGGCGCGGGTGCTGCTGGCGCTGGCAGCCCTTTACCTGTTCAAAAGTGCCCTCAATATCAACCTCTTCGAGGATTTTCACCTGTGGGAACTGCCGCTGGTGCTGCTGCGGTGGTTCTGGCCCAATCTGTCCTGAGTCTCTAAGGAAGCAAAGATGAACTGCAACCGTGTCAAAAAACAGCGTACCCCAGCCGCCCTGGTCGCTGTCCTGCTGCTGGCGGCCACGGCCCCGCTCGGGGCGATGCCGCTCTCGCCCGGCGACAAAGTCCGGCTGGTCCTGCCCGAAGGCGAAGGCTTCAGCGGCAGCTACGAGGTAGACGGGGGCGGCGCGCTCGATCTGCCCCACCTTGGCCGCTTGCCGGTAGCGGGGCTGGAGCCGGAGGCCGCCGCCCGGCGCGTCTCTGAGACCCTGGTGGAGGAGGGCTACTTTCAAAAAGCGTTTGCCCGCACCAACCTGCAGGTGCTCGCCTGGGCTCCGATCAACGTCGAGGTCGAAGGGGCGACCTTCAACCCCGGTCGGGTGCTGATCAATCCCCGACCCGTCAAAGAAGGGCGCGAGGACGAGGCGGCGGATCTGCCCGGCGACGCCACCCTCGAGCGCAACCTGGCAGCCGCCCTGCGGGCTGCCGGTGGTGTCAGACCGAACGCTGACCTGGCCCATATCCGGTTGATCCGCGCCGGGGTCGAAAAAACCGTCGATCTAAGCGGCGTGCTCACCGACGGAGCGATCGAGGATGTGCCGCTGCAGGCGGGCGATCGGATCGTCGTACCGGCGGTCGCGACCTTTCAAGCCAGCCTGGTCCGCCCCTCGCAGATTACACCGCCGGGGATCATGGTGTTCTTGTCGAACCTCACCCAGCCTGCCACCAACAACGCCAGCTCCCACGTCGATCGCGACGTGCGCGAATTTGCCTACGGCTCGCGTTTTTCGCAGGCGGTGATCGCCGCCAACTGCCTGGGCGGCACCCAGACCACCAACGCCGATCGCTACGCCGTGCTGGTGCGCACCAGCCGCGAAACCGGTGAGACCAAAACCCTCGATCGATCCATCGAACAGCTCATCCGCCACTCCGATGACACCAACAACCCCCTGCTCATGCCCGGCGACGGCGTCGCCTGCTACGACTCGGGGGTGACCAACACCCGCAGTATCTTCCAGCTGGTGGGCGACATCCTCAATCCGTTCAGCCTGCTTTTTGGTCCCGCTCGTATCCTCCGGTGAAGTCATGACAAAAGCATTTCCAGTTCCTGAATTACCCCGCGACCTCGGTGGCCCGAAGCTCTCCGTCAGTCGCCATCTGCTTCTTGGCCTGGCGGCGAACGTCGGCATCTGGGGCCTGGCGGCGGCATTTTTGGTCGGGGCACCGCGCTCCTACACCAGCGAATGGGCGCTCATCCTGCCGGGCTCCGGCATGGGGACGAACATCACCCTCGCCGATGTCGGCCAGGCGAGTTCGTCGGTCAACTCGCCCTACGCCAGCTCCAGCATCGATCCACGGGCCAACTACAAGGCGGTGGCCGAGAGCGAGCCGGTGCTCCAGGCGGCAGCAAAGAGCCTGGGTCTGACGGCGCGCACCTTTGGCCAGCCGCGCATCAAACTGCCGGACCAGTCCTCGGTGATCGAGTTTGCCCTCAACGCTTCCACGCCCGAGCTGGCCCAAAAAAAATCCCGCGCCCTGGAGGCGGCCTTTGAAAAGCGCCTCGACCAGCTGCGCACCGACGAGATGGAGCGGCGCGAGGCAAGCATCGAAGCGGCCACCGCCAGTGCCCGCCAGAAGTTGCAGCGCGCCCAGCAGGCGGTCCTGCGCTACAAGGCGCACTCGGGCCTCAGTTCCACCGATCAGGTGAGCAACCTGACAGCGACGATCGAACAACTGCACAAGGAGCAGGCCGAAGTCCTCGCCCAGGGCCGCCTCACCAGCACCCAGCTCGCCCAGCTCACCCAGACGATGAAACTCTCGCCCGGCGGGGCAGCGGACGCCTTCGTGCTCCAGGCCGACCAGATCTTCCAGGAGCACCTCAAGGACTACAGCGAGGCGACCACCGCCCTGCAGGTGCTGCAGACAAAGTGGGGGGCGAACCATCCGACCGTAGCGAAGGAACTCGCTCGCCGCGAGGCCGCCCACACCGGCATGATCGAGCGGGCACGGGCACTGCTCGGCAGCCAGGCGAACGACAACCGCCTGCAGCAGTTGAGCTTGATGTCGAGTGCTGCCGGCGGCGGCAGCCGGGAGAATCTCTTTCGCGAGCTGGTCGCCACCCAGGCCCAGAGCCGGGGTCTGGCAGGTCAGGCAGAAGAATTGACCCGCCAGATCGCAAAACTCGAAACGAAGCTCAGGATGCGCACCGCCCAGCAGACGGGCCTGGAAGGGCTGCAGCGCAACCTTCAGCTGGCGGAGACAGTCTTTACCTCGACCCTTGCCAAGCTGGACGTGGGCAAATCGGACATCTACGCCTCCTATCCCCTCGCCCAGCAGTTGATTGCTCCCCAGCTGCCGGAGGAACCGAGTTTCCCCAGCCCGCTCTACACACTTTTAGGAGCGCTGGTCGGTTCGTTTCTCGTCAGCGCCGGTATCTTTGCCCACTGGCTGCGGGGACGCACCGATGAAGCCGCGTAACTTCGAGGAGTGGGCCGTCTGGTGGGCGATCGTCGGCACCTACGGGTTTTATCTGGTGGGCGGCCTCTACATTCTCGCCCCGGTCCTGGCCTGGACCCTGACGGGCTGTTTGATCTGGCGGTTGTGGCGGCAGAACGCCGCCACGCCCCAGGGCGAGCGCGTGCAGATCCCGGTGGGGGTCGCCGTCTGGGTGCTCTCGATGCTGGCGATGGAACTGGCGCTCGTCGTCGGTCACCTCGACTTCGATCTGGGCACCGCCTCGCTCATCAAGTCTTCGATCGGCTGGGCCAAGGGCTGGGCGCTGCTGGCGCTCTTTCCGCTCATCGGCTGCCTGAAGATCCGCCCCCAACTGTTGAGCCGGGCGGCCTGCCTGCTCGGGCTGCAGACGCTCATCGTACTGCCGCTTTTTGTTGCCGCCTACCTGCTCAAACTGCCCCCCACCCTCTACGTCTCGCCGCTGCAGGTGGTGGGCGGGCCGGGGCCAGAATTTTTTAGCCTCAGCCTCTACGAAATCGATCCGGGTAACGGCCTGCCGCGCTGGCGGCTGTTTGCTCCCTGGGCACCGGCTCTCGGGATGACAGCGAACGTCTATTTTTATCTCGCCCTGGCGGAGCGCGATTGGCGCTGGCGCTGGGTAGGAACGCTCGCCTGCGTCGCGATGTGCCTCATCTCTCAGTCGCGCCTCGCCGCCCTGGCCCTGCCGGTTGTCTGGGGAATCACCTGGCTGCTTGCCAACCTCTACCGACCGGGGGTGCTGGTCGGTAGCGGCCTCGCCGCGACGGCCCTGGGTCTGTTGCAATCACCCGTGCGCGAAGCCTACGAGAACTTTGCCCGCGCCTTTGAAGGGGCACGGGCCAACTCCTCGCGGGTACGGGATCTCCTGGGCCGCATCGCCTTCGACCGCTGGCAGAACGAGGCTCCCGTCTGGGGCCATGGGGTGCTCGAACCCGGCCCCCACAGCGTCGAGCACATGCTCATCGGCTCGCACCATACCTGGCTTGGCCTGCTTTTTGTCAAAGGAGCGGTGGGCTTTGCCGCCCTGGCTGCACCGATGCTCTGGAGCGGCGTCGAGCTATTCGTCAAGCTGCGCACCAGCGCGCTTGCCCGCGTGGCGATGAGCATGTGGCTGATTCTGCTGCTCTACACCTTTGGCGAGAACTTAGAAATTCTTGCCTACCTGTTCTGGCCCGCCCTGGTGGTCTTAGGCAGCGCCCTCGCCGAGCGGCAGGAGCAGGCTGTGGGCGATTGCGCCCCCCAACAGCAAACCGTTGGTTGAGGAGTGATACATGTATTTAACGGCAAAAGACCGCGAAGATGCGCCCCTGGTATCGGTGGTCATCCCCGCCTACAACGCCGGGCGCTTTATCGCCGCCACCCTCGAATCGGTCCTCGCCCAGACCTACAGCCACCTGGAGGTGCTGGTGGTCGATGACGGCTCAAGCGACCAGACCGCCGAAATTGCCCTCGCCTTTGCCGCCCGCGACCAGCGGGTAATCGTGGTAAGCCAGGCAAACGCCGGGGTGGCCGCCGCCCGCAACCTGGGCATCGAGCGTTCCCGAGGCGCGTTCATCGCCCTGGTCGATGCCGACGACATCTGGTATCCCGACAAGCTGAGCCTGCAGGTGCAGTGCTTCGAGCAATCGGGAGCAGCCGTGGGCCTGGTCTACACCTGGTCGGCCCACATCGACGCCGAGGGAAAGCTGACCGGCGGCTACATTGCCTTCAAAGAAGAAGGAGATGTCTACCTCCCCTTGCTCTATCGCAACTTCGTGGGCAACGGCAGCACGCCCCTGATTCGAGCTGGCTGTCTGCGGCGGACGGGCGGCTTTGCCGCTGAATTTCGCGAGCGCCGCGCCGGCGGCTGCGAGGACTGGGATCTCTACTTGCGCCTGGCGGAGGTGTGCGAATTTCGGGTCGTGCCCCAATTGCTCACCGGTTATCGCCAGCTTCCGGCCAGCATGTCCGCCAACTACGAGGCGATGGAGCGCTCCTTTGCCCTGGTGATCGAGCGCGCCTGCCAGCGGCGGCCCGCCCTGCCGGCTCTGGTCAGCCGCTGGGCAGCGAGCGACGTGTGCTGCTACCTGGCCAACCTGGCCCGCCAGAATGGCCACCATCGAGCCAGTTTCACCTGGGCGCTCAAGTCTATGGGCCTCGATCCAGCTGCCCTGTTGCGCTTTGAGCTTTATCGAGACCTCATCGAAGGCGCGCTGCTGCCGCTGGTGGGTCCAGACCGCCATCCCTTGCAGCACCTGAGGCACCGCTGGCGCACCGACCGCTTCGAGATGGCCGATGTCGAGCGGCGCATCGCCCACCACAACCGGCGGCTCTGGCCGCACTACGAGCGCCATCGCCTCCGCCGCCTCGTCGGCGCATCGCCGTCAGCCAATTCCCTCAACGCCGGGGTGTCAGTGTGAATTTTCGCCTTCGCCTGCAAGAAAAACTCTCCGACCGGTTCGTGCGCAACCTGGGCTGGTTGGGAGCCGCTCAACTCGTCAACCGCGTCTTTCGTCTGGCGACGACGGTGGTGCTCGCCCGGCTTCTCGCTCCGGACGACTACGGTCTGGCAGCCCTGGTGCTCACCACCAACGAATTTGTGAACGTCTTTACCCGCTGCGGCATCGGCACCAAGCTCATCCAGGCCCGCGAAGAAGACATGCCAGTCTACTGCGACACGGCCTACTGGCTCACCTGGATCGTCTGCATTGTCCTTTTTGTCGGCCAGTGCGCCCTCGCCCTGCCGGTGGGGCTCTTTTATGGCCGCAGTGCGATCGTGCTTCCAATCTGTGCGATGGCCCTCGTCTACCTGACGCTGCCCTTTGGCTACGTCCAGGCGATGCTTTTGATGCGCGAGAACCGGCTGGAGGTCGGGGCGCTCACCAACGCCGTGCAGCTGTCGGTCGATTGTTTGCTCACGATCGCCTTTGCTCTGGGGGGGCTCGGCCTGTGGGCGGTGATCTTGCCCAAGATCCTGGTCGCACCGCTCTGGTCGCTCATTCATATTTACAACCATCCCTGGCGGGCTCCCCGGCAGTTTACCCTGGCGCGCTGGCAGGAGATCTTCCGCTTTGGCCGCAACGTCCTCGGGGTCGAACTGCTCGCCACCCTGCGCGCCAACGTCGATTACCTGCTGGTGGGCCGCTTTTTGGGCGTCGAAGCGCTGGGGGTCTATTACTTTGCCTTCAACGCCGGTCTGGGCATCAGCCTCAGCTTGATCTCGGCCTTTGACATGGCCCTCTACCCCCACCTGTGCGCCGCCAACCAGCAACCGGAACAGCTGCGCCAGCGCTTTCATCGAGCCCTCAAGACCCTCGCGCTTTTGTTCGTTCCGCTCGTACTGCTGCAGGCGAGCCTCGCCCCGTTCTACGTGCCGATTATCTTCAGCTCCAAGTGGGCCGCCGCTGGAGCGATACCGGTGCTCGTTCTCATCTGCCTTTCGGCTTTGCCCCGGCCCTTCGCCGGTGCCGCCTCCCAGGTGTTGCACGCCCTGAACCGGCCCGAAGTCGATCTGCAGTGGAACCTGCTATTTACGCCGCTGCTGATCGTCGCGCTGTTGGCCGGCCTCAATTGGGGCATCCTCGGGGTGGCTGCCGCCGTGCTCGCCACTCACCTGCTGCTGCTGCCGCTATTTGCGCTCTGGGCAGACCGCTACTGCTTTACGAGCGCCCATTCGCCTGTTCCTGCGTCCGTCTGATACCCGCCGGAGAGCTTCGATGCCAAAAGTTTCTGTGATCGTTCCTGTCTACAACGTCGAGCCCTACGTGGCCGCCGCCCTGCACTCGGTCCTCGATCAGACCTACCGGGACTTCGAGGTGATCGTCGTCGATGACGCCTCTCCCGATCGCAGCGTCGAGATCTGCCGCTCCTTTCGCGACCCGCGCCTGCGCATCGTCCAGCAGGCCAATCGGGGCTTAGCCGGAGCGCGCAACACCGGCATCCGCCACGCCCGAGGCGAGTACCTGGCCTTTCTTGACTCCGACGATCTCTGGGCAGCGACCAAGCTCCAGAAGCACGTCGCCCACCTCGACAGCCACCCCGAGGTCGGCCTCAGCTTCAGCCGCTCCGCATTTATCGACGGGGCAGGCCAGCCCCTCAACTACTACCAGATGCCCCGTCTGAGCGGCATCGACGCCGCCCACCTGCTCTGCCGCAACCCGGTCGGCAACGGCTCCGCCCCGGTGATCCGGCGGCAGACGCTTGCGGACATCGCCTATCCAGGCGAGCGGGAAGGCGAACCGTGCTACTTCGACGAGCAGTTTCGCCAGTCAGAAGATATCGAGTGCTGGGTGCGCATCGCCCTCCAGACCGGCTGGCAGATCGAGGGCATCCCCGAGGCGCTTACCTTTTATCGGGTAAATGCCGGTGGCCTCTCCGCCGTTTTGCTCAAGCAACTGGCTTCCTGGGAGCGGATGATCGAAAAGACCCGCAGCTACGCTCCAGAACTCATCGCCGCTGCGGGCAACCTGGCGCGGGCCTACCAGTTGCGCTACCTGGCCCGCCGGGCCGTTCAGCTGCGCGACGGGGCGATGGCCGTCTCCCTGATGCGCCGCGCCATCGCGACTGACAAGCGCATTCTTATCGAGGAGCCGCGCCGCACCCTGCTCACCGCCCTTGCCGCCCTCGTCCTGCTCGCGGTGCCGGCGGATCTCTTTAACCGGCTCGAAGCGTTCGGGATGCGCCGGGTCGCCCGGCAGCAGGAGCGGATCATCGCCGCCTCGGGACTGTCTGCTCCGTGAGATGCCCGCTGTTGCTGTTGCTGCTGCTCCTGTTCTGGAGCGCTCCGGCCCGCCTGGTGCGCGCCTACCAGTGGGGGAGCGTCGCGATCGGGGGCGGCGGCTATATCACCGGGATCTACCTCCATCCAAAGGCAGCCGGCCTCGCCTACCTGCGCACCGACATCGGCGGCTTTTATCGCTGGAACGGGTCGAGCCACTGGATTGCCCTCACCGACGGCTTTACTGCCGATCAGAGCAACTACTACGGCGGCGAAGCCCTCGCCCTCGATCCCGCCGATCCCAACCTCGTCTACATCGCCTGCGGCAAAGACCTGAGTGTACCCGGTGCCCTGTTCAAATCCACCGATCAAGGGGCGCACTGGAGCCCCCTCGGCCTGAACGTGCCGATGGGGGGCAACGCCGATCGGCGCTGGGCCGGGGAGCGGCTGGCGGTCGATCCTTTCGATTCGCGGCTGCTCTTATTTGGATCGCGCCGGAACGGCCTCCTGCGTTCGAGCGACGGCGGCATGAGCTGGAGCGCGGTGTCTATTCCCGCCGTTCACCTGAGCGACGGCATCGGCGTGCTCTCCCTCGCCTTCGACAGCCGCACCCGTGGCCTTGTCTACCTCAACGCCTACGGCGACGGCATCTATCTTTCTCAAGATAGTGGCCTGCACTGGAGCCGGATCCCAGGCAGCCCGGACGGAGCCCTGCGGCTTGCGGTATCCGGCGACGGTTCCCTCTACGTGAGCCACAGCCAGGGGGTGGCCCGGTACGCGGCGGGCCAGTGGTCGGACCTCTCGCCCGAAGCGAATACCAGCTTCGATGCATTGGATGTCTCGCCCCTCGACCCCCGCCAGATCCTCGTCGCCACCGACCAGAGCAGCGATACTCATATTTATTATTCTAAAAATGGCGGCACTTCCTGGACCCTGCTCTCGCGCTCGCTCGCAAGCACCCTGCCCTGGTTCGATCCTGCCGCCTTCACAAGAAGCACAGCGGCGGTCGCCTTCGACCCGTTCGTGGCGGGCAAAGCCTGGCTGAGCGACTGGTACGCCGTCTATCAGACCGCCGACTTCACCGCCCAACCGACGATCTGGCGCAACGCTGTGGGCGGCATCGAGCAGACCGTCACCTTTGGCCTGAGCGCCCCGGCGAGCGGGCCGCTCCTGGTGAGTGCGATCGCCGATCTCGACGGCTTTGTTCACGACCGGGGGTTGGATGCCGCCCCGAGCCAGACCTTCGGCGGCAGGAGCGGCCCCTGGTACCAGGACACCTACAGCCTCGACAGCGATCCTGCGGCACCCCTGCAACTGGTGCGCGTCGGCGGCAACCGCTGGCAGAACCCCTACCAGGGCGGTGTAGCCGTCTCAGGCGACGGCGGACGCACCTGGAGGAGCAGCGGTTCCTTCCCGGCTGGAACGATCCCGCTGCGCGTAGCGATGGCGACCGGCAACCCGAGCCGCTTCGTGGTTGTGACAAGCAACGGGCTGCCGCTTTTTACCAGCAACGGCGGTCAGACCTGGCAGCCGGTGAGCGGCCTGCCGCTGGGCCCCACTGGTCCCTGGTACTGGGGGCAGCCCCTCGCCGCCGATCGGGTGGAGGCGAACACTTTTTATTACTACAGCGGCGGCACCGTCTACCGCAGCGACGACGGAGGCGAGCGCTTCGCTTCGCTCACCAGCACCCTGCCCGCCCAGGACGGGGCGCTGCTTAAAACTGCTCCCGGCAGGCAGGGCGAGGTCTGGCTCAGCCTGGATGGCGAGGGCCTGTACCATTCGATCGACGCTGCCCATAGCTTCCAGCCCATCGCCAGCGTTCAACAGGCGCATCTGTTTGCCCTCGGTAAACCCGCCCCCGGCAGCACCGTCCCGGCCCTCTACCTCTACGGCAGCGTGGTCGGTCTGGGATCGGGTATCTTCCAGTCCCTCGACGCCGGGCAGAGCTGGACGAGTATCGGCAACTTCGCTCTGCCCATCGGCGACGCCCCAAACACGATGGAGGCAAGCTGGCAGCGCTTTGGACTGGTCTTCGTCGGCACCAATGGCCGGGGCATCTACTACGGTATGCCT harbors:
- a CDS encoding lipopolysaccharide biosynthesis protein; translation: MNFRLRLQEKLSDRFVRNLGWLGAAQLVNRVFRLATTVVLARLLAPDDYGLAALVLTTNEFVNVFTRCGIGTKLIQAREEDMPVYCDTAYWLTWIVCIVLFVGQCALALPVGLFYGRSAIVLPICAMALVYLTLPFGYVQAMLLMRENRLEVGALTNAVQLSVDCLLTIAFALGGLGLWAVILPKILVAPLWSLIHIYNHPWRAPRQFTLARWQEIFRFGRNVLGVELLATLRANVDYLLVGRFLGVEALGVYYFAFNAGLGISLSLISAFDMALYPHLCAANQQPEQLRQRFHRALKTLALLFVPLVLLQASLAPFYVPIIFSSKWAAAGAIPVLVLICLSALPRPFAGAASQVLHALNRPEVDLQWNLLFTPLLIVALLAGLNWGILGVAAAVLATHLLLLPLFALWADRYCFTSAHSPVPASV
- a CDS encoding glycosyltransferase family 2 protein: MPKVSVIVPVYNVEPYVAAALHSVLDQTYRDFEVIVVDDASPDRSVEICRSFRDPRLRIVQQANRGLAGARNTGIRHARGEYLAFLDSDDLWAATKLQKHVAHLDSHPEVGLSFSRSAFIDGAGQPLNYYQMPRLSGIDAAHLLCRNPVGNGSAPVIRRQTLADIAYPGEREGEPCYFDEQFRQSEDIECWVRIALQTGWQIEGIPEALTFYRVNAGGLSAVLLKQLASWERMIEKTRSYAPELIAAAGNLARAYQLRYLARRAVQLRDGAMAVSLMRRAIATDKRILIEEPRRTLLTALAALVLLAVPADLFNRLEAFGMRRVARQQERIIAASGLSAP